Genomic segment of Coffea arabica cultivar ET-39 chromosome 1e, Coffea Arabica ET-39 HiFi, whole genome shotgun sequence:
atgacATGTACGGAaatgaggtttagcaaaagacagatttgacgtgtttttacgtaatagacacaaccaaagctacgcttatcggattggaatgcaatttataccgtttcgaagctaagacatagggctacaattttgatgaagatcacttagtccaaattccagtgtaacccagtcaaattcccaattcacagaaccaaattctaACTAaccggctaattaaccgtactacatttaaatggacatatctcaagctaccaaagtccgctTAAGACGTTCTTAGAGGCGTTAAAaatctaagacaaagtactaaaacttttatgttttgactaaaagctagttcagtacgtatcaaggtgaacaaaCTCAActaacttagtgtactgtcaaaactgtccactgactttactcctatggcagtcggggtattttcgtcttttcacaagctacattgatccgattgaactgaaattttgtagataaccataaaatatcattctctacaactttcctgtTTTGTAgcaagcctaattcagcctctaaaaTGATGAAATAGAATCGGGCAGAACTTAagctaaattttccagaaatctggaatttgtatTATTTtaagctataattcatattttcaccttgaaactaccactactatcacctttacaagatcatataccacatatatgcatcatacaacacctaacccacaagaaaccctaactcaaaagtcattcattcaatcatcaaaatcacttgaaacaagcatcacaaacacaataccaacattaatacccaacttaatcatgattaatggagaaagaatggttgatcaaccattatacctcaagacacaagcttgcaaggatgatccttcacctctccttgaaattcttggttccttaaacttcccaagcttccaactagtgattaatcggtttagtttttttcttggttgcactcaaatggttggattcaaggtagaagattgaaaacACTCCTCactctcttccctctccttgctctcggccaaactAGAAAACAAATGAGGGAAAATGAAGCAAGATgagagataagaaggcaagacaatgGTTGGTCAAGACACCATaggtggttgacacttgtcaccaccaagaCCAactaaattttctctttcttttccttgcattttggccacaattttcggtcacatggctgaggataagggggggatattttgcacaaatatcaagggtatgtggtggtaaggaagtggtgggttcaatcggtagtgatcgatacccgtcggtttgagccgatttttttcttaaatcgcgtatactaggatttttaccttctaatcactatcttgttattatcacttctaatcatataatatttcctcatccaaaattcactcttacctaccaaatttgatccccagTCTGTACCGAAaaatcacactacgaaaaaatgtgaaaaccctaattcgctctaactggaaaacggacaacgaaacccttacttctatattcatttacacttattgtggggtgattgggtagtagagttattataaaataataattttcaaataaaagagcatttttaagaaaatataaggaatttgcaagtcctcacaattTACATGTTGTTATTTTATATGTACaaactgatatatatatattgtacgCATTTATACATACCATGTACCACTGGTTAATTTGTTTCGAAATATCATTATTGTATTTGAACATATGATTACACCTTTGCATAAAATTGTTTAcatattattcatttatttgctcacatttattttttaaaccgTACAAGTTACAATTATTTATCACCCGTTGTTTAGTTTTGACATCGTGTTATTATTCTGGTATACGATGTATTTTAGTTGGTACACATTACAGCGATCTCTTGATTTAATAGCATTTACATGTTGTTGTTTTATGTATACCAACTGATATATATGTTGTACGCATTTATACATACCATGTACCACTGGTTACTTTGTATTGACATCGTGTTATTAATCTGGTACACGATGTATTTTATCTTGTACACACTACAAAAAGACCTTTGCAAATCTGTTGCATAGTTACTTCAATTTTAATGCATTGGTTATGTGTTATATTCATAGTAACCCATAAGCTTGTAGTATAACTTTACAGTGTATTCATTTATGGTGACGTATGCACTGAATTTTGGATTTTCTTTAGATTATTGTCGGTTGATCTTTGTTTACATATTGTTAATTCAGTTGAACACGTTGTCATACATTTTGTACACATTTGTTTCATAATTTCCGTACATCATAGCATCTTAAATTTTGGACACAatgtgtatttattttttacgaATTAGTTATTTTGCTGTTTTACACAGTGTTAGTATGACTTTGCAACTAATGTAATGTGCCACTCGTGATAACAGTCATTTAGTGaatcaaattttggatcatccCCAGTTATTCACTCAGATATGCAGTCTTGTAGGATGGTAAGTGAGAGATATTGCATTTGTGTGGATAATCAAGATTTTGGACAAATTTACAGTATCTTATTCAGTACAATACTGAAATCTAGCCCGGTGAACCTGGAATCACTCCCCAAATACTGGCTGCTCATAACATCCGTATTGAAGATTGTAACAATCTTTCACTTTTGATTCCTAACGATCCTGTGAGGAAGACAAAGTACAGCTCATTCACCGAATTCTTAATGGTCAGTAATtctttgaaaaaatttatttaaagttATTATCTAGAAGTATTCGTACCTTGCTACAAGACTATTGTGTGGAGAGGTTTTTATGAACACtgaatatttgatttaaataatttattgcTTGTTTCAATGATTGCCAAACCCCCATTGTGGCTTCTGTGGAAAGGTCAAAGAGCAGTACTCCCATACATATAAGCGACGAAGAAGTGCAACTACCTACGATATAAATGGGTAGAAGCTAATTGCATTCCATGAATATGTATGCTAAGATGTCAAATCTTGCGACCCTTTTGGAACTAGATTGGATCAATGTAATACTAAaatgattgttttctttttatattaGATAGTAATttgacaattgcaatcaatgcAGACTAGATTTAGACAATTTACATCTCTTTAATTGAGTATAAGAAGTTATATATTAACCGTGGTGTGCCAACCCTATCTACtgcaaaaggtcaaaaaattcTAAATGTACCTACATTATGTACCTACTAATAATATAACTTAGTTTTTAATTATATTCCAAGATAGAATATAAATAAACTCTTATTCACAGTACATATACCTATTGTGTGGAGACTGTTGAGGCACATCTGCAACTTGCAATATAAATTCTTTGAAATCCACCATCCTATCAAATTGTTTTGCCATTATTAATCCCAAGGTTCGCTTCTGCAACATACAAATATAATTGTACTGATTACACTTTCACACTAGTTACATAATTTAAAGCCATGGAACAGATATATTAAAAATGCAAGTTATAAATAGTATTTAGATTTCACCAATCGTCGCAAGATGTTAGTCTCTCGAACCCGTGACGAATCAACTCGTGAGTCAAGGAGATGAACAATGCCTTGTGCAACATCAAATGAGTATACAAACCAGTGATTTTTGTTCACCACTGGAACCAGTATCTAAAAATATAACGTGTTAGACTTTACAAATGCAACACATTTGATATAGAGTAAAAGATATTTGATCCAGGAGTTATAAGAGATTGATCACAATATCGGCATTTGCTAGACTTGAAGCATTATCTGCTCTTATTTTGAACCACTTGTTCAATTGCGAATATAAGTCATTATCAGACATTTTCTCAAATCGGTCCACACGTTGAATGGCAGCCTGCCCAACAAATCAATGAAATTGGATCGAAACTTATAGGATAGTTAGAAATTGCAACACTGGAACCAATACTACTTATTAAATATTGGAATCAAATTTTCTAACTTAACTAACAATGAGTGCAACTGTATATGCATGGTGTTAGTTGGTTGTTAAAAAAAAGTTGACCATTATACTCACAACAACACATGGCTCGACAATGTACCACTTAACCTTCATCAGTCTTTTACTCGCATCCATATTCAACAACTTTGCATACATATCAATGACCTAAAAGAGAGGTGAGTATAAGTGCAAAATTTTTTTAGCATTCCAAAAGGTGAAACTATCTCCAAAACTACAATAAGTAAAttagtgaaataaaaaaattttgatttttctcttgGCTTACGCTATCTGATACCCATTGGTTCTCCCGCAAGGATTGCATATCTTTTCGATTAAGGCTAAATTCGAACATATCCACTAATATCTCACTACATTGAACATTTGAGTCAATAATGTTAAGTTGAATTATCAAcagtttttgaataaaaaaggcATATAACTCCGAATATTATCACACACTAATGATTTTACCTCTGATCTCCTGTGTCTTGCCATGTGAAATTCGCAATCTTCCTTTGACATTGTGTCAAAGTAACCTGGATTTGGAGCTGATAATCAGTAGACCTAATGAGGGTGTTGTGCCTTGTCGTCCGCAATGTCTTGTGCATTCGACCATCTTCCGCATCTATATTAAGTCAAGAATAGCAAATGTTTTTGTAATGATCAATTTTCATATCATTTACAAAGTGCAATAACAAATGGAAGCTGAATTTTAACTATAACATATATAACTTGCCTTCGCGCTCTCTTTTTTCATATCTAGACCGACCCTTCCATTGTGTTGCAGCACATAGCGAATGTTGCTCTACTGCAGCTCCTGATGGGGAAGTTATACCTGCATCCAAGCAATAAACTTCTGCAATTGCCTTGGcatcatcttttttttctttatcttcggGCTCATTTGCcacattttcaccaaaatcatCATTCCTATCCCCAACACATGTCTCGTCTTGGTCGTTTTCATATTCAGATTTATCTGTATCAGACTTTATAACAACCGTTGCCTTCTCATGATGGATCATTCGCTTTTTTACCTGTTTTCTTGTGATCTAACGGCTGGCTGGGAAGATAATGCCATGGCACTACGTTGCGAGCAAAGGATACTTGCTATATTCATTACACTCTGTTGACACTCAATCGCTATCTGCTCGGCATTTGCAGCTTTTGTATATAGAGTCGCTAGATGAACctgaatataaaaaaattaatgcaaTTAATCCTTATATTGGTATAACTTGGGACATATTTGAATTCGTATTAGATTTAATTTATCATCTTACAACAATATCTCCATGTCCATTATTCACCATCTGGATAATCACATCCGATAGAAGCTCAGTAGGTTCCTCTTCCTCATCTTCTGCTCTGTCCGTTTTGTTTGACCCTACTTTTGTGGACCAAAAAGTATATTGTAAGTTTGACAAAATAGTTAGTTGTGTAACATAATGTCTTACTAActcaaattataaaaatatcatTGTTTCAGCAATActtactagttttcctttgccAAATTTTCCAAGACCACCCAATTCTAGTGTTTCTCTTTCCATTATATTAGCATCAGTCCATGCTTTTGCTACAGGGCAGATCCTATGAACACAATGATTGAGTATACTTACTCGATCATAATAATGTAGCTGTAAAATAATAACAGCTTATCCTTGTTACATATAATTAACAAATATAAGGTAAGTCACCCAATAGTTGAGATTTTCTTAACTTACCAGTAAAAATAGGATGCAACCTCCAACATTTTTGTGGGCATTGCTTTGCATATTCAACAATTTTTTGCATAAATCAACTCTCACGAACTCAGCCCAATTAAATTTTGCTATTTCTGAAGTTGATTGTAAACTCTCCCATAAATTGGCTTTAATTTCAACTCGTGTTGTTGGAGCAAGCAAGCACTTACAtgcaaaaataacaaataatctcTTGAATTCATCCCCAACCTCCATGGATATTAGCTCATCTTCTATATCATGCCAATTATACTTCTTCTTCCTAGGATAATGTGGTTCGCTATCAATTCCATCATCTCTAGTATCTTTAACCGGCACTGGCCCTTCACCTGGAATTCCAAGAGGCTTTGCTATATCCTCTGATGTTACAGGCAGTACACGTCCACCTTCAAGTTGTATATATGAGTGAGTTGGATTGAAATTATTCACCAACCACATGCATATAATACTTGGAAGGATGTGGCATTGGATCTCCAATAATCCACCAAAACCTATTTCTTTTATTGCAGCTATTTTTGCCCCATCAATACGCCCCACAAGCTTTAAAAATTTAGCTGGTGTGCACCTAAACCTGTATGCCTGTAAAACAATATAACAATGTTGataaaaattaacaaataacaGCCCAATACTTGCACTTGCACTTTGAAACTtctaaatcatttaatttaaaaaatataaaatttgatgcTACGTCCTTACTTGTTTCGTTTCATCACTTTTTATGCTTTTTCCCGTGTCTGCTATAGACTCCTTGTAGATTTTCATCAGCTCCTTATATTTCTTCATATCTGCTTCATTCTTCCATACAAGCTTCTCCTCATCACTCAGTTTGTTCCATGCATTTCTAGAGGCTATGTTTAGCTCCTTCATTGTTAATGCATTTCCCTTTGTTTTTTGCTTGCGTGCGAAGTCAATCCTACCATGATTTAATATGATTAGATGCATCACATAGACTTATGATTTTATCATGAGTTTTTTAGCTAATTAAAAGCCCCAAATGTACACAATAATCCTTCTATAAAGCCATATATACCTGTACGCAATGAAATCACTTGGTGGCCTCACGGGTTTTACTGGATTATTGTCATGAAGTTCCTCAACCTGCTTGCCTTTATCTTTTGTAACATTCATCTTCTTGGTTCCCTGACGTCCCATTTCAAACTGCAACAAAATAAATGACATGACAAAAgcataagggataatttcaatatcgtatcccctgaggtttcttcaCAGAAGTGTGACACGCTTCTGTTGTTACAAATGTACAAGAGGTTTACATAAAGTTATAAAatgttcaaaatgaattttttcagaaAGAAGAAAGATTAAGAATTCCAAAATATTATAATACATCTTTGCTGGATAAATATTAATTAAACATTATTTACACTAGTGTAACATTATGAATTTCCTCTgcagaaagaatataaaatacaCTTATATCTTTCCAATTTCAATCATACAACTTAAGAGAGACAATGTATTCCAAAAATAATTGTCTgagtttggatttttttttcacaacacACTAAATAGTCTGAAAAACAGCCTCCAATGTTGACAAAAGTATAAGCTGTTTTTAACTTAATTATGGCATTCAAATTTATTAAGTTCGAAGACAC
This window contains:
- the LOC113700067 gene encoding uncharacterized protein, with the protein product MGRQGTKKMNVTKDKGKQVEELHDNNPVKPVRPPSDFIAYRIDFARKQKTKGNALTMKELNIASRNAWNKLSDEEKLVWKNEADMKKYKELMKIYKESIADTGKSIKSDETKQAYRFRCTPAKFLKLVGRIDGAKIAAIKEIGFGGLLEIQCHILPSIICMWLVNNFNPTHSYIQLEGGRVLPVTSEDIAKPLGIPGEGPVPVKDTRDDGIDSEPHYPRKKKYNWHDIEDELISMEVGDEFKRLFVIFACKCLLAPTTRVEIKANLWESLQSTSEIAKFNWAEFVRVDLCKKLLNMQSNAHKNVGGCILFLLDLPCSKSMD